The proteins below are encoded in one region of Paralysiella testudinis:
- the drmD gene encoding DISARM system SNF2-like helicase DrmD: protein MEISNAQNSQAYRARPEPGQLVEVRRRQWVVAEVASSKLTSTSAQQNAVTLSSIDEDGLGEELEVIWEIEPGAQIIERAGLPSITGQDDSNTLDAFLDAVRWGAATNADRGFLQAPFRSGVSIEDFQLDPLVRAIDMARVNLLIADDVGLGKTIEAGLVIQEMLLRHRARTVLIICPASLQEKWRVEMLEKFGLDFRVVDTAYIKQLRRDRGIHANPWTSHPRLIASMDWVKSGEGLRAMRDVLPAHTSYPRKFDMLVVDEAHNIAPAAGANYALESQRTRFIRSISPHFQHRLFLTATPHNGYTESFTSLLELLDDQRFARNILPDEKQLGQVMIRRLKSDLVDAEGKPLYAQRKLQALLASYSPQERAIHQTLNDYCASREQDAEKVGNAFGTSFVNQLLKKRLFSSPAAFASTLEKHVASLANGSQRKDKDAMADRILRKAILRVEEDYANDQEVENAQSEAVEEASRRAQPLTAEQQQMLNELRSWAQTAKNQVDAKAKAVLDWLTTNLKTDGQWNDRRVILFTEYRTTHQWMHEILASHGFGGDRLAILHGGMPQDEREKIKAAFQTSPKDSAVRILLATDAASEGIDLQNHCNCLIHLEIPYNPNVMEQRNGRIDRHGQRQKEVLIWHPVDGGEQGKATIGGHGDDIIRALRKLESMRADMGSVNPVIAPQMSGLIEGSLKDLDTRLAEAKIAKARRFVRAERELKDRVAKLHERLLTTQQDFHLTPEHILIAVKTGLVLAGRPPLEPFALADAPAGTVFKMPALSGSWARCLEGLRHPHTLQIRPITFDHAVATGRDDVVLVHLNHRLVQMCLRLLRAEVWAQDDVKKLHRVTVRSVPDALIDGPAVVVISRLVVTGGNHHRLHEELTVAGGYLGDKAFRREEGVTKVQQWLDQAKPLTAADSLFDAIRVRFDRAQSAILQAIDARSKDRLKFLTNTLQSRKQQEVADIGSVLDELEKAIQLELKKDQQPAQLSLFTEDERTQLRRDTAALEARLARIPAERQQEAEAIETRYAKLNDRTFPVAVIFLVPASAVQGGAA from the coding sequence ATGGAAATTTCGAACGCACAGAATAGCCAGGCCTACCGGGCCCGCCCAGAGCCTGGGCAGTTGGTCGAGGTCAGGCGGCGCCAGTGGGTCGTTGCCGAAGTCGCCTCATCCAAGCTGACATCAACCTCTGCGCAACAGAATGCGGTGACCCTTTCATCCATCGACGAGGATGGCCTAGGTGAGGAGCTTGAGGTCATCTGGGAGATTGAGCCCGGCGCGCAAATCATTGAGCGCGCAGGTCTGCCGTCAATTACTGGCCAGGATGACTCCAACACCCTCGACGCTTTTCTTGATGCGGTTCGCTGGGGTGCTGCCACCAATGCCGACCGAGGTTTTCTGCAGGCTCCTTTCCGCAGCGGCGTCAGCATTGAGGACTTCCAGCTTGACCCGCTGGTACGCGCCATCGATATGGCCCGCGTCAATCTGCTCATCGCCGATGACGTCGGCTTGGGCAAGACCATTGAGGCCGGTCTAGTCATCCAGGAGATGCTGCTGCGGCACCGTGCTCGCACCGTCCTGATCATCTGCCCCGCATCGCTGCAAGAAAAGTGGCGTGTCGAGATGCTGGAAAAGTTTGGCCTTGATTTCCGGGTTGTCGACACGGCCTACATCAAGCAGTTGCGCCGCGATCGCGGCATCCATGCCAATCCCTGGACTTCCCATCCACGTCTAATCGCGTCTATGGACTGGGTCAAGAGCGGCGAAGGACTGCGCGCCATGCGCGACGTCCTGCCCGCACACACCAGCTACCCGCGCAAGTTCGACATGCTGGTCGTCGATGAAGCACACAACATCGCCCCGGCTGCCGGTGCGAACTATGCGCTGGAGAGCCAGCGCACACGCTTCATCCGCTCCATTAGTCCACACTTCCAGCATCGCCTGTTTCTGACGGCCACCCCTCACAACGGTTACACCGAATCCTTCACTTCGCTGCTGGAGTTGCTGGACGACCAGCGTTTCGCTCGAAACATCCTGCCCGATGAAAAGCAGTTGGGTCAGGTCATGATCCGCCGCCTCAAAAGCGATCTGGTCGATGCCGAAGGCAAGCCGCTCTATGCACAGCGCAAATTGCAAGCGCTGCTGGCCTCGTACTCCCCACAAGAGCGCGCCATTCACCAAACACTGAACGACTACTGCGCGAGCCGCGAGCAGGATGCCGAAAAGGTCGGCAATGCATTCGGCACGTCGTTCGTCAACCAGTTGCTCAAGAAGCGGCTCTTTTCTTCTCCCGCTGCTTTCGCATCCACCCTTGAGAAGCACGTTGCCAGCCTGGCCAATGGCAGCCAGCGCAAGGACAAGGATGCGATGGCCGACCGCATTTTGCGCAAAGCCATCCTGCGGGTCGAAGAAGACTACGCCAACGACCAGGAGGTCGAAAACGCACAGTCCGAGGCCGTCGAAGAGGCCTCACGTCGTGCGCAACCGCTCACAGCAGAGCAGCAACAAATGCTGAACGAGCTGCGGTCGTGGGCACAGACCGCCAAGAACCAGGTCGATGCCAAAGCCAAGGCTGTCCTCGACTGGCTCACCACCAATCTCAAGACTGACGGTCAGTGGAATGATCGTCGGGTCATCTTGTTCACCGAATACCGCACCACCCATCAGTGGATGCACGAGATCCTCGCCAGCCACGGTTTCGGTGGTGATCGACTGGCCATCCTCCATGGCGGCATGCCGCAGGATGAACGCGAGAAGATCAAAGCGGCGTTCCAGACTTCGCCCAAGGATTCAGCGGTGCGCATCCTGCTGGCCACCGATGCCGCGTCCGAAGGTATCGACTTGCAGAATCACTGTAACTGCCTCATCCATCTGGAAATCCCATACAACCCCAACGTGATGGAGCAGCGCAACGGCCGTATCGACCGGCACGGTCAGCGCCAGAAAGAGGTCTTGATCTGGCACCCCGTCGATGGCGGAGAACAAGGCAAAGCAACCATTGGCGGTCACGGCGACGACATCATCCGGGCACTGCGCAAACTCGAATCCATGCGGGCGGACATGGGCAGCGTCAACCCAGTCATCGCGCCGCAAATGTCGGGGCTGATCGAAGGCTCGCTCAAAGACCTCGATACACGCCTCGCTGAAGCCAAGATTGCCAAGGCCCGCCGCTTCGTGCGCGCCGAGCGTGAACTCAAAGACCGCGTCGCCAAGCTGCACGAACGGCTCCTGACCACGCAGCAGGATTTCCACCTCACGCCAGAGCACATCCTGATAGCGGTCAAGACGGGTCTTGTGTTGGCAGGCCGTCCGCCGCTTGAGCCCTTTGCCTTGGCTGATGCACCGGCAGGAACCGTATTCAAGATGCCCGCGCTGTCGGGCTCGTGGGCGCGCTGCCTTGAGGGTCTGCGCCACCCCCACACACTGCAAATCCGGCCTATCACCTTCGATCACGCCGTCGCCACCGGGCGTGACGACGTAGTGCTGGTTCACCTGAACCACCGACTGGTGCAGATGTGCCTGCGCTTGCTGCGCGCCGAGGTCTGGGCGCAAGACGATGTGAAGAAGTTGCATCGCGTCACCGTGCGTTCGGTGCCAGACGCCCTGATCGACGGGCCTGCCGTGGTCGTCATCTCGCGGCTGGTCGTCACGGGTGGCAACCATCATCGCCTCCACGAAGAACTAACGGTCGCCGGGGGCTATCTGGGCGACAAAGCATTCCGCCGCGAAGAAGGCGTCACCAAAGTCCAGCAATGGCTGGATCAAGCCAAGCCGCTGACCGCCGCAGACTCTCTGTTTGATGCCATCCGCGTCCGCTTCGACCGTGCGCAGAGCGCCATCTTGCAAGCGATAGACGCCCGTTCAAAAGACCGGCTCAAGTTCCTGACCAACACACTGCAATCCCGCAAGCAGCAAGAGGTGGCTGACATTGGCTCCGTGCTTGATGAGCTTGAGAAGGCCATTCAGCTTGAACTGAAAAAAGACCAGCAACCGGCGCAGCTTTCCCTGTTCACCGAAGACGAACGAACACAGCTCAGGCGCGACACCGCCGCACTGGAAGCGCGTCTTGCCCGCATTCCGGCCGAGCGCCAGCAGGAGGCTGAAGCCATCGAAACCCGTTACGCCAAACTCAACGACCGCACCTTCCCGGTCGCCGTGATCTTTCTGGTGCCTGCATCTGCCGTTCAGGGAGGTGCCGCATGA